The sequence AGCCATCGCTCAGAAGGCGAAGAAGTAGGTTCAGTCACCCTTCGTTGCGGCATGCCATTTCCTTGAGGCGTGATTTGCCAAAACGCGTGTACCTTGCACCTGTGCGGCATGCTGGAGACACCGCCCGTCATCCATTGGCCGCATGCGCCGCCGCACCGTCTCACTGAGCGAGGGACCTATTTCGTGACGGCAGCGACGCACCTCAAAGCACATCACTTTCGCGGGGCAAAACGGTTGGAGGTTTTGCAGCGTGGATTGCTGACCGTGGCTGCGAGTTATGGCTGGGATTTGGAGGCTTGGGCGGTGTTCTCCAATCACTACCACTTTGTCGCGAAGTCGCCTGCTTCGGCGAAGACTTTGCCGGACATGCTTAGCGTGCTGCATTCCAAGCTTGGAGGCTGGGTGAACCGCCTCGACGGCACACCTGACCGCAATGTGTGGCACAATTTCCGCGAAACACAGCTTACCCACCCGACCTCCTATTTCGCCAGGCTGAACTACACACATCAAAACGCTGTGCATCACGGACTCGCCCGTGTCGCGACGGACTACCCGTGGTGCTCCGCCTCCTGGTTCGAGCAACACACCTCCCCAGCGATGGTTCGCTCGATCCAACGCTTCAAAACGGACCGAGTGAAGGTGCCGGATGAGTTCGAGGTGGATGCGGATTGGTGAAATTTTGCTGACGCGAGGCTACAATGATCCTTACCTGATCACATTCTCTCCGTTTCTGGTGATTCGCCTTACCCCGCCTGGAGTCAACAGCCAGAAGATCTCCAGACGGGGCGGCGAAAGTGGGAGAGAGACGGAGCTTATTGCTCCATCCGGTAGCTGACCGTGGCGGCCACGGAGGTCTGGCCAGCGTAAGAATACTGGAGAGCACCATTATTAAGGCTCACATACTTGGCGGCACCTTTGATGTCTTCCTCGCTCAGTCCTGGGACTGAAAAGCTGCGTCCTTTGAGCGATCCACGGGTGACCACGCCACCACGGCTGACGGCTCGTAAAATGTCTTCTAGACTGTCTCCACGGACGAAGTCGAGTCCAGCAGCCTGCGCCATCACACTCGTGGAGACGAGTTCCTGGGCATTGCGACGATCGCGTGCGGCATAGAATCCATCATCCGTGCTCATCATGGGGACGGCGATGGAGGCTAAGATGCCAATGAAAGCGACTACCATGAGCATTTCGAAGAGGCTGAAGCCCTTCTGAAGGTTAGTGCGATGGGAGTGGATGGCTGTTTTCATTGTTTTCTCGTGTGTGCCGCTAGATTATGATAATTAAACTGCACTTGCAAGAGTTTTGTTATCAAAATTTCATTTTTTATCACATATTGCTCTCAATGCTGATAAAAACGTAAAGTGTAAAATAAATAACTCTTAACTTTTGGCCTTTGGAGTGTGAATAATCTAATTACTAGATATGAGGTGATCTCTAGAGCGCTGATTCCAAGTTCTCACATCTAGTGTAACTTACGATTTTTATGGATCGTGATACCGCGGCGAGAGTTCCAGGAGCTCCTGAAATGGAATTGTTCACTTTTTGGTTCGAGCGTTTTGACCGCCCGCATGGCCCACCTCGGCCCTCAGTCGATCTTCTTTTGGAACCAAGCGAGGTATTCTCTGTTTCCATCGGTGCCCTGGAGACTGGACTCGACGATGCCGCGCCATTCGAGCTCGGGAATGGAGCGGACAAAGGTCTCGATCTTGTCGCAGGCTTTTTGGTGAAGGGCTGGCTCGCGGACGATGCCGCCTTTGCCGACCTCCTCGCGGGAGAGCTCAAATTGGGGTTTTACGAGCACCACGGCTTGCCCACCGGGCCT is a genomic window of Verrucomicrobiaceae bacterium containing:
- a CDS encoding prepilin-type N-terminal cleavage/methylation domain-containing protein, coding for MHSHRTNLQKGFSLFEMLMVVAFIGILASIAVPMMSTDDGFYAARDRRNAQELVSTSVMAQAAGLDFVRGDSLEDILRAVSRGGVVTRGSLKGRSFSVPGLSEEDIKGAAKYVSLNNGALQYSYAGQTSVAATVSYRMEQ